Part of the Plasmodium relictum strain SGS1 genome assembly, contig: PRELSG_00_v1_81, whole genome shotgun sequence genome is shown below.
TTAACAGTACTGAATTAAATGGTTATACTGAATATAAGAGTAATTTACTCGATACATCTACTCCATTATCTACACATGCCTTATCAACCACATCTGATTCACTATCTTTATTGAATACATCTACGACATCATCTGAACATATCTTATCGACTGAATCTGATGTTCTATCCACAATTGCTTCTACTATAACAAATACTTTATCTTATATTTCAGAAAATATTTCTACTGTGACTCCTACGAATGTATTAGACGTTTTATCTACATTTTCACCATCTATAACTGAAAATTTAACTAAAGATATAAATGATCTAAATATATCGTCAtttgaaaaagaagataatgAATTTTCTGCATGTTTAGGTTTTTTTTGTGGATCGACAGTCACTATAGGTTTATCTGTTTCTCTTGCTGTTGTTGGGGCAGTGtttctttttgttttgttttataaAGTAAACTAAAATTAGCACttgaaaatatttacataaattttttaactttaCATTTATTCCTTCAAATTagcattatatttatataataaatttttttaactttttatcCTTGTAGTATGTTCCTATGGGATCTTTgtttggaaaaaaaaaatttaaaattaagaaaggaaaaaaaaaattacgtGAAATATCATTGGAAGACCTTGAAGATACATTTGAAAATTCaaagaaaatagaaaaagtaATAGGAAAGAGAAGTAGACTAAATAGTTTTCTTAGAGCATTTGGTTACAGATACAGAAGTACATTTTCTTATATAGATGAAGGTATACCAATAGATGAAAGAATAGTGTGATATAATCTTAAAGTATATATTAATTGTAAATAGGTAATTTATCATTTAGATGCTAAAATACCTTTACAGTATTTTGGATTTCCTTATTGGTTGTTCAATGACTTTAATAGCGTATTAAGCAAACATATTAAGAGCATATAAAGATACCTctactaattttatttattgtaaaaaaatatatatattactaatatgtaaatctttattttttattaaaaattaaaattctcattaaaatta
Proteins encoded:
- a CDS encoding PIR-like protein; this translates as MSRFRTTRILTDAQSAILSKVALSINRNENDLKKWFESIKDDLFMQIEKIHNSMCHDNSNLGDWISNRTREITISLNYNTDIKQKSIINNIWKFWENLVEYIINYFSYIDENFSCNITRDNINDVTDWIHNKSMLVEQKLHSEQYNGDNKMLNDTVSTWKQAIKSIENFIIKPYINSTELNGYTEYKSNLLDTSTPLSTHALSTTSDSLSLLNTSTTSSEHILSTESDVLSTIASTITNTLSYISENISTVTPTNVLDVLSTFSPSITENLTKDINDLNISSFEKEDNEFSACLGFFCGSTVTIGLSVSLAVVGAVFLFVLFYKYVPMGSLFGKKKFKIKKGKKKLREISLEDLEDTFENSKKIEKVIGKRSRLNSFLRAFGYRYRSTFSYIDEGIPIDERIV